A region from the Nesterenkonia lacusekhoensis genome encodes:
- a CDS encoding phosphatase PAP2 family protein, with translation MKFLRSWPYTFIVIVSIVTGVLAIAASMYTGVGLRDPEGFLGPAYVRLPMLGVLMFLAGLLPAAIRRRGWKEIPRGMVEVVKHEWTVKRALYIATGMLAFYVCYVGYRNLKSMLPIFTNEVVWDTELAALDQFLFGGVNPAFVLQDMFGVGVSAAVLSWVYLFYLPLIPISLGVVLVFSRDLRVGAWYATAMSLNWIIGTVCYYMLPAVGPIYYEGTNYAYGALPETNTTSLQDALWNNRMEFLADPVTADAIHGVAAFASLHCSVTFTMALFAHKTVRNAVIRWAGWIFFGLTFIATLYFGWHYLVDSLAGIVIGWLAVAIGAWATGNQYSRRRTLDSDMTETPEGVRPEKPALRV, from the coding sequence ATGAAGTTCCTCCGCTCGTGGCCCTACACCTTCATCGTCATCGTCTCCATCGTGACGGGTGTGCTCGCCATCGCGGCGTCGATGTATACCGGCGTCGGACTGCGCGATCCCGAAGGTTTCCTCGGCCCCGCCTATGTCCGTCTGCCGATGCTCGGCGTCCTGATGTTCCTCGCCGGGCTCCTCCCCGCCGCCATCCGCCGCCGCGGCTGGAAAGAGATCCCACGCGGGATGGTCGAAGTCGTGAAGCATGAGTGGACCGTCAAGCGCGCCCTCTACATCGCCACCGGCATGCTCGCGTTCTATGTCTGCTACGTGGGCTACCGCAACCTCAAGAGCATGCTTCCGATCTTCACCAACGAGGTCGTCTGGGACACCGAGCTGGCAGCTCTGGACCAGTTCCTCTTCGGCGGGGTCAACCCCGCCTTCGTGCTGCAGGACATGTTCGGCGTCGGCGTGAGTGCGGCCGTGCTCTCCTGGGTCTACCTGTTCTATCTGCCGCTGATCCCGATCAGCCTCGGCGTGGTCCTGGTCTTCAGCCGGGACCTGCGTGTCGGTGCCTGGTACGCCACTGCGATGAGCCTGAACTGGATCATCGGCACGGTGTGCTATTACATGCTGCCCGCGGTCGGGCCGATCTACTACGAGGGCACCAACTACGCCTACGGGGCCCTGCCCGAGACCAATACGACGTCGCTGCAGGATGCGCTGTGGAACAACCGGATGGAGTTCCTGGCCGACCCGGTCACCGCTGACGCGATCCACGGTGTGGCGGCCTTCGCCTCCCTGCACTGCTCGGTCACCTTCACCATGGCGCTCTTCGCGCACAAGACCGTGCGCAACGCGGTCATCCGCTGGGCCGGCTGGATCTTCTTCGGCCTGACCTTCATCGCCACGCTGTACTTCGGCTGGCACTACCTGGTGGACAGCCTGGCCGGCATCGTCATCGGTTGGCTCGCGGTGGCCATCGGTGCATGGGCCACCGGCAACCAGTACTCCAGACGGCGGACGCTGGACTCGGACATGACGGAGACCCCGGAAGGTGTGAGACCGGAGAAACCCGCCCTGCGGGTCTGA
- a CDS encoding cytochrome P450 → MTQRSQSQQHIPDGSREVPEGQHAVTAPACAEGPTSVQNPLPRLTLAETAQVVGEVQLPTIAKGPILRRPKMVAGVERLGLEARAVKRMHKVSEKYGSGPVMLNLPGKRMAMVLDPEHCHRVLEETPEPFAPGEMLKRNALKHFEPKVSLISHDEERAERRRLNEEALGHDHPIHHAAAQFMPIVQEEAQRLLKQVERDGGRLGWEPFHTAWQRVVRRVVLGDSWADDAEFTELMESLRASGNWAFLKPVPQEDRDELIAGIRQALEQAEPGSLAAHMAEAHGGGGTESGEGPEAAEPENQVPQWLFAFDPAGMATFRALALLAAHPDRLDAARLQVSQESGAAVPELRLLRASVLESLRLWATTPMILRETTMEVEFDCGVLPAGTSTLIFAPYFHRDERHLEFAHHFAPEIWDRPRGRDEWPLMPFSMGTGICPGRHLVLLLTSNFLAQLVDDRCVELTSHELTPGSLPALLNNYGLEFRLS, encoded by the coding sequence GTGACACAGCGTTCCCAATCTCAGCAGCACATCCCTGACGGCAGCCGTGAAGTCCCCGAAGGTCAGCATGCGGTGACCGCGCCGGCCTGCGCAGAAGGCCCCACGAGCGTGCAGAATCCGCTGCCCCGGCTCACCTTGGCGGAGACTGCTCAGGTGGTGGGGGAGGTGCAGCTGCCCACGATCGCCAAGGGCCCCATCCTGCGGCGGCCCAAAATGGTGGCCGGCGTCGAGCGCCTCGGCCTGGAGGCCCGTGCGGTGAAGCGCATGCACAAGGTGTCGGAGAAGTACGGCAGCGGGCCGGTGATGCTGAACCTGCCGGGGAAGAGGATGGCTATGGTGCTGGATCCTGAGCACTGCCACCGGGTGTTGGAGGAGACCCCGGAACCCTTCGCCCCGGGGGAGATGCTGAAGCGGAACGCGCTGAAGCATTTCGAACCCAAGGTCTCGCTGATCTCCCACGACGAGGAGCGGGCCGAGCGGCGTCGCCTCAATGAGGAGGCCCTGGGCCACGACCACCCCATCCACCATGCCGCGGCTCAGTTCATGCCGATCGTGCAGGAGGAGGCGCAGCGCCTGCTGAAGCAGGTGGAGCGCGACGGCGGTCGGTTGGGCTGGGAGCCTTTCCACACCGCGTGGCAACGGGTGGTGCGCCGGGTGGTCCTCGGGGACTCCTGGGCGGATGATGCGGAGTTCACTGAGCTGATGGAGAGCCTGCGTGCCTCCGGGAACTGGGCCTTCCTGAAGCCTGTGCCCCAGGAGGACCGGGATGAGCTGATCGCCGGGATCCGCCAGGCGCTGGAGCAGGCAGAGCCCGGCAGCCTGGCCGCGCATATGGCAGAGGCCCACGGAGGCGGCGGGACGGAGTCAGGGGAGGGGCCCGAGGCTGCGGAGCCGGAGAATCAGGTGCCGCAATGGCTCTTCGCCTTCGACCCTGCCGGAATGGCCACGTTCCGCGCCCTGGCGCTGCTGGCGGCCCACCCTGACCGTCTCGACGCCGCCCGGCTGCAGGTCAGCCAGGAGTCCGGTGCGGCGGTGCCTGAGCTGCGGCTGCTGCGTGCCTCTGTGCTGGAGTCGCTGCGGCTGTGGGCGACCACGCCGATGATCCTGCGTGAGACCACGATGGAGGTGGAGTTCGACTGCGGGGTGCTGCCGGCCGGCACCTCCACGCTGATCTTCGCCCCCTACTTCCACCGGGATGAGCGCCACCTGGAGTTCGCCCACCACTTCGCCCCGGAGATCTGGGACCGGCCCCGCGGTCGGGATGAATGGCCGCTGATGCCGTTCTCCATGGGCACCGGAATCTGCCCCGGTCGGCATCTGGTCCTGCTGCTGACCAGTAACTTCCTGGCTCAGCTGGTGGACGATCGCTGCGTGGAGCTGACCTCCCACGAGCTCACTCCGGGCAGCCTGCCCGCTCTGCTCAACAACTACGGGCTGGAGTTCCGTCTCTCCTGA
- a CDS encoding carbon starvation CstA family protein yields MNSLILAVIGIAMMVAGYILYSKFLAKKVYRLNAEFKTPAHEFDDGVDYVPTNRYVLWGHHFTSVAGAAPIVGPAVAVIWGWLPAFLWVTIGTIFIAGMHDLGALWASQRNKGRSIGTLSGRYIGPRGRNLFLVVVFLLLLMVVCAFGVVISDLLVAQPGAVIPVWGALVVALLVGQAIYRLRMNLLLVTALGVAALYGLIILGNAYPVSLPEEFLGLNPNGQWIVLLFIYAGVASLLPVWVLLQPRDYINGIQLFVGLGILYGAVLIATPTIVAPAFNEHVPEGTPSIVPLLFVTIACGAISGFHGTVATGTTSKQLDRETDAKFVGYFGAVGEGLLALGAIIATTAGFQTIADWEEVYHEFQAGGVPAFVEGGGAIVNAGLGIPTGLSATILATMAVLFAATTMDTGVRLMRFVVQEIGEMAKVRINIWAATAVAVVIAAALTFSQGADGSGGMLIWPLFGTTNQLLAALTMGIITVMLIRKSRPILPVLVPMAFVLVMSLYAALVQVVGFYEDGEWLLFTLNVIILVAGSWVLVESIIAMLAARKAEKEPEDDELLTAEQKLPLD; encoded by the coding sequence ATGAACTCCCTCATCCTGGCCGTCATCGGCATCGCCATGATGGTCGCCGGGTACATCCTGTACTCGAAATTCCTGGCCAAGAAGGTCTACCGACTCAACGCCGAGTTCAAGACCCCCGCCCACGAGTTCGACGACGGCGTCGACTACGTCCCCACCAACCGTTACGTCCTCTGGGGCCACCACTTCACCTCGGTGGCCGGGGCCGCACCCATCGTGGGCCCCGCCGTCGCCGTGATCTGGGGCTGGCTGCCCGCGTTCCTCTGGGTCACCATCGGCACCATCTTCATCGCCGGCATGCACGACCTGGGTGCCCTCTGGGCCTCCCAGCGGAACAAGGGCCGATCCATCGGCACCCTCTCCGGGCGCTACATCGGCCCGCGCGGACGCAACCTCTTCCTGGTGGTCGTCTTCCTGCTGCTGCTCATGGTGGTCTGCGCCTTCGGCGTGGTCATCTCCGACCTGCTCGTCGCCCAGCCCGGAGCCGTCATCCCCGTCTGGGGCGCGCTGGTGGTCGCGCTGCTGGTGGGCCAGGCGATCTACCGCCTGCGGATGAACCTGCTGCTGGTCACCGCACTCGGCGTCGCGGCGCTCTACGGCCTGATCATCCTGGGCAACGCCTACCCGGTCAGCCTGCCGGAGGAGTTCCTGGGACTGAACCCGAACGGCCAGTGGATCGTGCTGCTGTTCATCTATGCCGGCGTCGCCTCCCTGCTGCCGGTGTGGGTGCTGCTGCAGCCGCGCGACTACATCAACGGCATCCAGCTCTTCGTGGGCCTGGGCATCCTCTACGGCGCCGTGCTGATCGCGACGCCGACCATCGTGGCCCCGGCCTTCAACGAGCACGTCCCCGAGGGCACGCCCTCGATCGTGCCGCTGCTGTTCGTGACCATCGCCTGCGGTGCGATCTCCGGGTTCCACGGCACAGTGGCCACCGGCACCACCTCCAAGCAGCTGGACCGTGAGACCGACGCGAAGTTCGTCGGGTACTTCGGCGCCGTGGGCGAGGGCCTGCTGGCTCTGGGCGCGATCATCGCCACCACTGCGGGCTTCCAGACCATCGCCGACTGGGAAGAGGTCTACCACGAGTTCCAGGCCGGCGGCGTGCCGGCCTTCGTGGAGGGCGGCGGCGCCATCGTCAACGCCGGGCTGGGCATCCCTACCGGCCTCTCGGCCACCATCCTGGCCACCATGGCGGTGCTGTTCGCCGCGACCACGATGGACACCGGTGTGCGCCTGATGCGCTTCGTGGTCCAGGAGATCGGTGAGATGGCCAAGGTGCGGATCAACATCTGGGCCGCCACTGCGGTGGCGGTGGTGATCGCTGCCGCACTGACGTTCTCCCAGGGCGCCGATGGATCCGGCGGCATGCTGATCTGGCCGCTGTTCGGCACCACCAACCAGCTCTTGGCAGCCCTGACCATGGGCATCATCACCGTGATGCTCATCCGGAAGTCCCGCCCGATCCTGCCGGTGCTCGTCCCGATGGCCTTCGTGCTGGTGATGAGCCTCTACGCCGCGCTGGTCCAGGTGGTCGGCTTCTACGAGGACGGCGAGTGGCTGCTGTTCACCCTCAACGTCATCATCCTGGTGGCCGGATCCTGGGTGCTGGTGGAGTCGATCATCGCCATGCTCGCCGCCCGGAAAGCGGAGAAGGAGCCCGAGGACGACGAGCTGCTCACTGCGGAGCAGAAGCTTCCGCTGGACTGA
- a CDS encoding cory-CC-star protein, whose translation MELLKRVNAGLREFYAAPHRRAFARAQRDEEDLFMMLVLSEALGVPNPASGATLELLPEMLDRMHDWHIRQGMDRSPIDGLGCC comes from the coding sequence ATGGAGCTGCTGAAGCGTGTGAACGCGGGGCTGCGTGAGTTCTACGCGGCCCCGCATCGCCGTGCCTTCGCCCGAGCTCAGCGCGATGAGGAGGACCTGTTCATGATGCTGGTCCTCTCCGAGGCCCTAGGCGTGCCGAACCCGGCCTCCGGCGCCACGCTGGAGCTGCTGCCGGAGATGCTGGACCGTATGCACGACTGGCACATCCGCCAAGGGATGGACCGATCCCCCATCGACGGCCTCGGCTGCTGCTGA
- a CDS encoding HAD family hydrolase, with amino-acid sequence MVCLDVDGTLVDHDGHMSEAVKQTGRAVVADGHTVVVATGRSLPATLPVVETLGIEHGYVVCSNGGVTVRVDTTLAENYEIIDQQIFDPAPALEQLSEQLPHAKFAVETSAGEFLSTERFEDMSFGLAAEGVSFAELKQSRAVRMVVNSFDSTAEEFQEAVEGIGLQGVSYAVGWSAWLDIAAAGTTKASSLEMLRQKIGAAHEDTLAAGDGRNDIEMLQWAARGVAMGQAVEEVIAVADETTGTVYEDGLVDVLKSVLARD; translated from the coding sequence ATGGTGTGCCTGGACGTGGACGGGACCCTCGTGGACCATGACGGCCACATGTCCGAGGCCGTGAAGCAGACCGGCCGCGCCGTCGTCGCCGACGGCCACACCGTCGTGGTGGCCACGGGCCGCTCACTGCCGGCCACCCTGCCGGTGGTCGAGACCCTCGGCATCGAGCACGGCTACGTGGTCTGCAGCAACGGCGGCGTGACCGTGCGGGTGGACACCACCCTGGCGGAGAACTACGAGATCATCGACCAGCAGATCTTCGACCCCGCCCCCGCCCTGGAGCAGCTCAGCGAGCAGCTGCCTCACGCCAAGTTCGCCGTGGAGACCTCGGCCGGCGAGTTCCTCTCGACCGAGCGGTTCGAAGACATGTCCTTCGGCCTGGCCGCTGAGGGCGTGAGCTTCGCAGAGCTCAAGCAGTCCCGGGCGGTGCGCATGGTGGTCAACTCCTTCGACTCCACCGCCGAGGAGTTCCAGGAGGCCGTGGAGGGGATCGGTCTGCAGGGCGTGAGCTACGCCGTGGGCTGGTCCGCCTGGCTGGACATCGCCGCCGCAGGCACCACCAAGGCCTCTTCGCTGGAGATGCTGCGTCAGAAGATCGGCGCGGCCCACGAAGACACGCTGGCCGCCGGGGACGGGCGCAACGACATCGAGATGCTGCAGTGGGCGGCCCGCGGAGTGGCGATGGGCCAGGCCGTGGAGGAGGTCATCGCCGTGGCCGATGAGACCACCGGCACCGTCTACGAAGACGGCCTGGTCGATGTGCTGAAGTCGGTGCTCGCCCGGGACTGA
- a CDS encoding xylulokinase — translation MTTLVAGIDSSTQSCKVVIRDAETGALVRQGSAKHPEGTEVAPEHWWDALLEAIEQAGGLADVSAASVGGQQHGMVVLDADGGVIRDALLWNDTRSAEAAEALIAEHAQSEVPAGGEDTSGSAAWVQMSGTVPVASLTVTKLRWLADAEPENTGRVAAVALPHDWLTWKLSGSQRLEDLATDRSDASGTGYFDPSGGTYRYDLLAQALHLSEEQARRIVLPKVAGPSEQVGTGDASRGWGGVALGPGAGDNAAAALGLGMSTGDVAISIGTSGVVSAVSPKGIQDPSGMVTGFADATGEFLPLAVTLNGSRVLDGAARMLGVDHDGLAELALAAEPGANGLTLIPYLEGERTPNLPHATGSFVGLSLTSMNPQDVARAAVEGLLCGLADGLEAMTSLGVPVESISLIGGAARSAAVQQIAPAVLGREVQVPEPGEYVADGAARQAAWVLSGEPDPPQWSTSAVQTFAAEPTPSVRETYAARRGLVAER, via the coding sequence ATGACTACCCTCGTCGCCGGCATCGACTCCTCCACCCAGTCCTGCAAAGTCGTCATCCGCGACGCCGAGACGGGCGCCCTGGTCCGGCAGGGTTCGGCCAAGCACCCTGAAGGCACCGAGGTGGCTCCGGAGCACTGGTGGGACGCCCTGCTGGAAGCCATCGAACAGGCAGGCGGCCTAGCGGATGTCTCCGCCGCCTCCGTCGGCGGCCAGCAGCACGGGATGGTGGTGCTCGACGCCGACGGCGGGGTCATCCGAGACGCTCTGCTGTGGAACGACACCCGATCGGCCGAGGCCGCTGAGGCACTGATCGCCGAGCACGCTCAGAGTGAGGTCCCTGCGGGCGGGGAGGACACCTCCGGAAGCGCCGCCTGGGTGCAGATGAGTGGAACGGTCCCGGTGGCCTCGCTGACGGTCACCAAGCTGCGCTGGCTCGCCGACGCCGAACCGGAGAACACAGGCCGCGTGGCCGCCGTCGCACTCCCCCACGACTGGCTGACCTGGAAGCTCTCCGGGTCGCAGCGGCTGGAGGATCTGGCCACCGACCGCTCGGACGCCTCCGGCACCGGGTACTTCGACCCCAGCGGCGGGACCTACCGCTATGACCTGCTGGCCCAGGCGCTGCATCTCTCCGAGGAGCAGGCACGGCGGATCGTGCTCCCGAAGGTGGCCGGCCCGAGCGAACAGGTCGGGACCGGAGACGCCTCCCGCGGCTGGGGCGGCGTGGCGCTGGGCCCCGGAGCCGGAGACAATGCTGCGGCCGCATTGGGTCTGGGTATGTCCACCGGGGATGTGGCGATCTCCATCGGCACCTCCGGCGTGGTCTCGGCCGTCTCTCCGAAGGGCATCCAGGACCCCTCTGGCATGGTGACCGGCTTCGCCGATGCCACCGGAGAGTTCCTGCCGCTGGCGGTGACGCTCAACGGCTCACGCGTGCTCGACGGCGCGGCCCGCATGCTGGGCGTGGACCACGACGGGCTGGCCGAGCTGGCTCTGGCCGCAGAGCCGGGGGCGAACGGCCTGACCCTGATCCCTTACCTGGAGGGCGAGCGCACACCGAATCTCCCGCATGCCACGGGATCCTTCGTGGGGCTGTCCCTGACCTCGATGAACCCGCAGGATGTGGCCCGCGCCGCCGTGGAGGGGCTGCTCTGCGGACTCGCCGACGGCCTGGAGGCGATGACCTCGCTGGGCGTCCCGGTGGAGTCGATCAGTCTGATCGGCGGGGCCGCGCGCTCGGCCGCCGTGCAGCAGATCGCTCCGGCCGTGCTGGGCCGCGAGGTGCAGGTGCCTGAGCCGGGCGAATACGTGGCCGACGGCGCCGCCCGCCAGGCCGCCTGGGTGCTCTCCGGGGAGCCCGATCCGCCGCAGTGGAGCACCTCTGCTGTGCAGACCTTCGCCGCAGAGCCGACGCCGTCTGTGCGGGAGACCTACGCCGCGCGTCGAGGGCTCGTGGCGGAGCGCTGA
- a CDS encoding LacI family DNA-binding transcriptional regulator, producing MQGLPGDPDHAFAAGEGDLVAGVSPKTVSNVLTGAAGVRQQTRAKVESAMVELDFVPNLSARGLRNGRSGVIGFALPDVGTAFSASITHAMLEVAHERGVMIQIEETAAEPEREYDLVSRARTHQVDGLILNPVRLEDSVVERLDHLPPPVVLIGEVEQHRTDRVFVNSRAAGRLSAEHMIDQGARRVAVLGGGLAGSEDRKATMGQRLQGYIDGVTRRGLPAPDELQVEVIEWTIEGGAAGMRELLRREVAFDAVIAFTDSIAMGALYALHEAGVRVPEDVLVSGFDDVQHAAYTWPPLTTVRFDHHHYVREAMDLLAERIADRSIGPRAVEIPHALTARRSSDAWPAGYVPPSGR from the coding sequence ATGCAGGGTCTCCCCGGGGATCCGGACCATGCGTTCGCTGCCGGGGAAGGTGACCTCGTCGCCGGCGTCTCTCCGAAGACCGTCTCCAATGTGCTCACCGGCGCGGCCGGAGTACGGCAGCAGACGCGCGCCAAGGTCGAGTCCGCCATGGTCGAGCTGGACTTCGTGCCCAATCTGAGCGCTCGCGGGCTGCGGAACGGCCGCAGCGGAGTCATCGGTTTCGCCCTTCCCGACGTCGGCACCGCCTTCTCCGCCAGCATCACCCACGCCATGCTCGAAGTGGCCCACGAGCGGGGCGTGATGATCCAGATCGAGGAGACGGCCGCAGAGCCTGAGCGCGAGTACGACCTGGTCTCCCGGGCCCGGACCCATCAGGTGGACGGTCTGATCCTGAACCCGGTCCGCCTGGAGGACAGCGTGGTCGAGCGACTCGATCATCTGCCCCCCCCGGTGGTGCTGATCGGGGAGGTGGAGCAGCACCGCACCGACCGGGTCTTCGTGAACTCCCGTGCCGCGGGCCGACTCTCCGCCGAGCACATGATCGATCAGGGCGCCCGCCGGGTGGCGGTGCTGGGCGGTGGCCTGGCCGGCTCGGAGGACCGAAAGGCCACGATGGGCCAGCGCCTCCAGGGCTACATCGACGGGGTGACGCGCCGCGGACTGCCCGCCCCGGACGAGCTGCAGGTCGAGGTCATCGAATGGACCATCGAGGGCGGCGCTGCGGGGATGCGTGAGCTGCTGCGGCGGGAGGTGGCCTTCGACGCGGTCATCGCCTTCACCGACTCCATCGCGATGGGGGCCCTGTACGCCCTGCATGAGGCTGGGGTGAGGGTTCCCGAGGACGTGCTGGTCTCCGGTTTCGACGACGTCCAACACGCCGCCTATACCTGGCCTCCGCTGACCACCGTCAGGTTCGACCACCACCACTACGTCCGGGAGGCGATGGATCTGCTGGCAGAGCGGATCGCGGATCGTTCCATCGGTCCCCGAGCGGTGGAGATCCCTCATGCGCTGACGGCGCGCCGCAGCAGCGACGCGTGGCCGGCAGGGTATGTGCCGCCGTCGGGCCGTTGA
- a CDS encoding sugar-binding domain-containing protein — MVRIPGETLHAVPLRIAAAVGPHKAPSIIAAARTGWFNSLVTDEATARAIDRSLTGALSAG; from the coding sequence ATGGTCCGGATCCCCGGGGAGACCCTGCATGCGGTGCCGCTGCGGATCGCCGCCGCCGTCGGGCCGCATAAGGCGCCGAGCATCATCGCCGCCGCGCGCACCGGATGGTTCAACTCTCTGGTCACGGATGAGGCCACCGCGCGCGCCATCGACAGGAGCCTCACGGGCGCACTCAGCGCGGGGTGA
- a CDS encoding Dps family protein, with translation MAQKYSDYTVPGLGQENGHEVAGLLQGRLHALNDLQLVLKHVHWNVVGPTFIAVHEMLDPQTQTVRGFVDEVAERIATLGGSPSGLTGELVSARNWEDYPLHKAGVQEHLAELEKVYTGVIEDHRDVLSKVGQIDPITEDLLIGQVKELELFQWFIRSHLER, from the coding sequence ATGGCTCAGAAGTACTCCGACTACACCGTTCCGGGCCTCGGCCAGGAGAACGGCCACGAAGTCGCCGGCCTGCTCCAGGGCCGGCTCCACGCACTGAATGACCTCCAGCTGGTGCTCAAGCACGTCCACTGGAACGTGGTGGGCCCCACCTTCATCGCGGTCCACGAGATGCTCGACCCCCAGACTCAGACCGTCCGCGGCTTCGTCGACGAAGTGGCCGAGCGGATCGCTACGCTGGGCGGCTCCCCCAGCGGACTCACCGGCGAGCTGGTCTCAGCACGCAACTGGGAGGACTATCCGCTCCACAAGGCTGGAGTCCAGGAGCACCTTGCTGAGCTGGAGAAGGTCTACACCGGCGTCATCGAAGACCACCGCGACGTCCTGAGCAAGGTCGGCCAGATCGATCCGATCACTGAGGACCTGCTGATCGGCCAGGTCAAGGAGCTCGAGCTCTTCCAGTGGTTCATCCGCTCCCACCTGGAGCGCTGA
- a CDS encoding IS481 family transposase, whose translation MSHDNAPLTPQGRLRLIRRIQNGRPLAHVAAEAGVSRACLSKWHQRYQHHGEDGLHDRSSRPQASPDTTPDWVVELIETWRREHKWASSRIAVELEHEHGFGIHPRTVGRWFKHLGINKRRHLDPGGESNRQPGTITAGAPGAMVHLDVKKAGRIPEGGGWFAHGRDSEAARAADRSKSAAKKQGHNSSGYTYLYSAVDGYTRLAYTEVMQDEKAATAVEFLNKARAFFAAEGITRLGRVVTDNGVNFAAGDFTQAVNNLGGIHQRIRPYTPRHNGKVERYQRILADECLYARTYDSESARAEAMKVWVQHYNHHRPHSAADGQAPASLVPGRVTNVLPSYT comes from the coding sequence ATGTCCCACGATAACGCGCCACTGACCCCGCAAGGACGCCTCCGCCTCATCCGCCGTATCCAAAACGGCCGACCGTTGGCCCATGTCGCGGCTGAAGCCGGAGTCTCGAGAGCCTGCCTGTCGAAATGGCACCAGCGCTACCAACACCACGGCGAAGACGGCCTCCACGATCGCTCGTCACGGCCGCAGGCATCGCCGGATACCACCCCGGACTGGGTGGTGGAGCTGATCGAGACCTGGCGCCGGGAGCATAAGTGGGCGTCCTCCCGCATCGCCGTCGAGCTTGAGCACGAGCACGGCTTCGGCATCCACCCACGCACCGTGGGCCGCTGGTTCAAGCACCTGGGCATCAATAAGCGCCGCCACCTCGACCCGGGCGGAGAGTCCAACCGGCAGCCCGGCACGATCACCGCCGGCGCACCTGGGGCGATGGTTCACCTGGATGTGAAGAAGGCCGGCCGGATCCCCGAGGGCGGCGGCTGGTTCGCCCACGGCCGAGACTCCGAGGCCGCCCGTGCCGCTGATCGGTCGAAGAGCGCCGCGAAGAAGCAGGGCCACAACAGCAGCGGCTACACCTACCTGTACTCGGCAGTCGATGGATACACCCGCCTTGCCTACACCGAGGTGATGCAAGACGAGAAGGCCGCCACCGCGGTGGAGTTCTTGAACAAGGCCAGAGCATTCTTCGCCGCCGAAGGCATCACCCGGCTGGGCCGGGTGGTCACCGATAACGGAGTGAACTTCGCCGCCGGCGACTTCACGCAGGCGGTGAACAACCTCGGCGGGATCCATCAGCGGATCAGGCCCTACACGCCGCGGCATAACGGCAAGGTCGAGCGATACCAGCGGATCCTGGCCGATGAATGCCTCTACGCGAGGACCTACGACTCCGAGTCGGCCCGAGCAGAAGCGATGAAAGTCTGGGTTCAGCACTACAATCATCACCGCCCCCACTCAGCTGCAGACGGTCAAGCTCCTGCCAGCCTCGTCCCGGGGCGCGTCACCAACGTCCTGCCCTCCTACACCTAG